The genomic interval CCAACTTCAAAACGGGTGTTGGTTGCCGGGCCGATCATGGCGAATTGCTTTTTGCGACGCAGGCTGACGTAAGTTTTCTTAGGCGCAATCTCAAACTCGCCGAACTTGTTGATCGCCGTCATCAACTTGTCATGAATCGGGCGGAAATGCGCTTTTGCGCCGGAATAGATCGTGTCAAGTGCCGCGTCCGGAGAAGCGCCGCCCGCTTGTGCCGAGGCTGGCTCAAGAGATTTCATATAGAAATGCACAACGGTGTTGGCATCGCCGTGGCCCATGCCGAGATCTTTCTTCAACATGTCACGCATTTCGCCGTGCTTCGCCAGTTTGCTCTTT from Cytophagia bacterium CHB2 carries:
- a CDS encoding DUF4287 domain-containing protein, translated to MSSVDKAVETQLKNIQTKTGKTLDQLYAIIKKSKLAKHGEMRDMLKKDLGMGHGDANTVVHFYMKSLEPASAQAGGASPDAALDTIYSGAKAHFRPIHDKLMTAINKFGEFEIAPKKTYVSLRRKKQFAMIGPATNTRFEVGLNMKGVKATARLLALPPGGMCQYKVNLTEVKEVDKELIDWIKQAYESAG